The following are encoded together in the Triticum dicoccoides isolate Atlit2015 ecotype Zavitan chromosome 6B, WEW_v2.0, whole genome shotgun sequence genome:
- the LOC119320242 gene encoding vacuolar protein sorting-associated protein 8 homolog, whose product MPSSSPAMATQPPPRPPAQELDLDAFLPYSPASSSASDADADHRRAVDDLLLLLSSSDSEGDDEPTRTPATNLKPLTSIKAPPPPPKPSPPSPLPSPSASPGRSTSASPSTTLSSLVSRTFSSNAASSSTSSARPLPSLFRGVRPSPKPGAALAAAAAASRAVLTPHAAAIKSRRTASAPIDKLLDEGSGSEASEGILSTGNLEAEEVAEKVSEEVVARVTEEAVGGSGDEELEEDKHGEVGTEENSEPSELVDLGDVDSVAVDNVNEQEQLGGENLAETYQAGSQIGLVDEENSDEQLSDGNLAEAGEIVDQDGSVSEEKTDDGLEVELSGTDLEEQLESESIIDKVIEERLEISRMAEKNAERRPKVPMKPLERAEELEKRQASFGQHWEEGAAAQPMHLEGIGKGQPAIGYMQIEVDNPITRAMSSPSFRQDHGSPQVLAVHRSYIAMGMSTGSVIIVPSKYSIHQADDTDAKMLFFWNQGEKTQSPVTAMCFNPQGDLLLVGYGDGHMTIWDVQKATAAKVIYGEHTGAVVHVCFIRQSKAITGDSKGLVLLHTFSIIPVINRLTVKGTQRLFDGNTGIVLSACPLLADESFGSGNSSTQVNLPTSSSGGLGSMMGGVVGVDSGWKFFNEGSSPLEDGVTVMFIMHQHALVVRLRTNIDHVEHIETFSRPEGAREGSIAYAAWKYTSSSTDSSPIDEERVSWLALAWDRQVQVAKFVKSKMIRHKDWKLDSAAVGVAWLNDQMLAVLNLKGQLCLFSKDGSELRRTIFTLDGFVFDDSILYHTHFSNRFGNPERHFNNSVAVRGATVYILGPSFLTVSRLLPWKERIEALKMAGDWMGALDMAMKLYDGHTQGVVDLPRTVDSIRGAIMPYLVELLLSYIGYVFEYISIALSNHTGKGGAADGLIDADRSLLTQREEQYARVGGVAVEFCVHIGRNDILFDTVFSKFVAAQSGGIFLEVLEPYILKDMLGSLPPEIMQALVEHYSGKGWLQRVEQCILHMDISSLDFNQVVRLCREHGLYGALIYLFNQGLNDFRTPLEELLSVIQNATRKDATSTCYRMLVYLKYCFQGLAFPPGHGIIPRAQLHAVRKELLQFMLEDSKMLTSEVFKGFSSSSGKCPNICYLLWMDTEATLEVVKCAFAQENLEPTSSTLDSSVSKDEEDTDIESPDSQNILLQSVVDTIIRIAGLENEAIHSVVVGTAESEESELWPSVSDFGHIIEFVSFFVSHKRANASQRVLKHILKYLTSSTTSYDDKKMPPQKEVLQLFNVVSQTDWNSDYVLNLCLDAHFHQACGMIYTARNQNLAALDSYMKDTMEPYHAFIFINKKLLQLASDEALSFRSTVISRFAELVNLSRECAFVLVIDHFHDEIQQILAELHSDHRSLFLFLKTAIEVHLSGKLDFSELTAINYEIVESLYSGELEDYLQRLSNLPKLFDRNPISMTDKLVELYLELLCQYEPRSVLKFLETFDSYRLERCLLLCLDYGVTDAAAFLQERVGDVASALELVLAGLDEKVNQFIASVENVFSRTSSKSISEIEQPDIVLNMSEARPVLDVLRSSIGLCQRNSQRLDPEESQLLWFQLVDSFSDPLKKLYGSKVVNEKGCWSVGGETTNGHPAGKGFSQKMVNSAYQRCLNTLRRVFSQFVGEIIEAMAGYIPLPAIMAKLLSDNGSQEFGDFKLVIHRMLSMYLYEKRILETAKSVIEDDSFYTLSLLKRGVCHGFAPQTFVCCVCNCSLSKEGAISAVRVFSCGHATHLHCESEQSKSSNKDFKDGCPVCLSMSDTQARNKSPIIAENGLSKYPVVEHEVPYGVHHNHETDHVERSRGLHQMSRFEILNNLQKGQKSFHIETVPPLKLSPPAIYHEKIQKKVSLVGESSRQSVRSEKPQKIWHMKEPKSKKSGNWLPPKSSIFSSDKNQVW is encoded by the exons atgccgtcgtcgtcgccggcgatgGCAACCCAGCCACCGCCGCGGCCACCGGCTCAGGAGCTCGACCTCGACGCCTTCCTCCCGTATTCTCCCGCCTCCTCCTCAgcctccgacgccgacgccgatcACCGCCGCGCCGTCGACGACCTgctgctcctcctctcctcctccgacTCCGAAGGAGACGACGAGCCAACCCGTACGCCCGCCACCAACCTCAAACCCCTAACCAGTATCAAAGCCCCACCGCCGCCCCCTAAACCTTCTCCCCCATCTCCTCTGCCATCGCCTTCCGCTTCGCCCGGGAGATCCACATCCGCATCGCCGTCGACGACGCTCTCCTCCCTCGTCTCGAGAACCTTCTCGAGCAACGCTGcttcctcgtccacctcctcggcgaGGCCGCTCCCCTCGCTCTTCCGGGGTGTCCGCCCCAGCCCCAAGCCCGGCGCCGCCCTGGCCGCGGCGGCAGCCGCGTCCCGCGCCGTTCTCACCCCGCACGCCGCTGCAATTAAGTCGCGGCGCACCGCCTCCGCGCCCATCGATAAGCTCCTCGACGAGGGCTCCGGCTCCGAAGCCTCCGAGGGGATCCTTTCCACTGGAAATCTCGAAGCAGAGGAAGTAGCTGAGAAGGTCAGTGAGGAAGTGGTTGCTAGGGTGACCGAGGAAGCTGTCGGTGGGAGTGGGGATGAAGAATTGGAAGAGGACAAGCACGGGGAAGTGGGGACTGAAGAGAATTCCGAGCCCTCCGAATTGGTGGACCTAGGCGATGTCGATTCTGTTGCTGTGGATAATGTCAATGAGCAGGAGCAACTTGGGGGCGAGAATTTGGCAGAAACATATCAAGCTGGGAGTCAAATTGGGCTTGTTGATGAAGAAAATAGTGATGAGCAACTTAGTGACGGAAATTTAGCGGAAGCTGGTGAGATTGTGGATCAAGATGGGTCAGTTTCCGAGGAAAAGACCGATGATGGTCTGGAAGTTGAACTTTCTGGCACTGATTTGGAAGAGCAACTGGAATCTGAGAGCATCATTGATAAGGTGATTGAAGAGAGGTTGGAGATCAGCAGGATGGCTGAAAAAAATGCGGAGAGAAGGCCGAAGGTACCGATGAAACCATTGGAGCGGGCTGAGGAGCTTGAGAAGAGACAGGCCTCATTTGGGCAGCACTGGGAGGAGGGAGCAGCAGCGCAACCCATGCACCTGGAGGGGATTGGGAAGGGGCAACCAGCTATTGGTTACATGCAGATTGAGGTGGACAACCCAATAACTCGTGCCATGTCATCTCCGTCTTTTAGACAGGACCATGGCTCTCCCCAGGTCTTAGCAGTACATAGGAGCTATATTGCCATGGGCATGTCCACTGGATCTGTTATCATCGTCCCAAGCAAATACTCCATCCATCAAGCTGATGATACAGATGCAAAG ATGCTGTTCTTTTGGAACCAAGGTGAGAAAACCCAATCACCAGTGACTGCCATGTGCTTTAACCCGCAAGGGGATCTTCTGCTAGTAGGATATGGTGATGGTCATATGACAATTTGGGATGTACAGAAGGCTACTGCAGCAAAAGTCATATATGGTGAACATACAGGAGCTGTAGTGCATGTTTGTTTTATCCGCCAATCTAAAGCCATCACTGGTGATTCAAAAGGGCTTGTTCTTCTGCACACATTCTCTATTATCCCTGTCATTAATCGCTTGACTGTTAAGGGAACTCAG CGCCTTTTTGATGGAAACACTGGAATCGTGCTCTCAGCCTGTCCTCTTCTAGCGGATGAATCCTTTGGTTCTGGCAACTCATCTACGCAGGTCAACCTACCAACTTCCTCCAGTGGTGGTCTTGGGAGCATGATGGGTGGTGTAGTTGGAGTAGATTCTGGAtggaagtttttcaatgaaggctcTTCTCCATTGGAGGATGGTGTTACAGTCATGTTCATTATGCATCAACATGCTCTTGTG GTTAGACTCCGTACCAACATTGACCATGTTGAACATATTGAGACCTTTTCTAGACCAGAAGGAGCACGCGAAGGGTCAATTGCTTATGCTGCATGGAAATACACATCGTCCTCCACTGATTCGTCGCCAATTG ATGAAGAGCGAGTATCTTGGCTTGCGCTTGCATGGGACCGTCAAGTACAAGTTGCAAAATTTGTTAAATCAAAGATGATCAGACATAAGGACTGGAAGCTTGATAGTGCCGCTGTTGGCGTTGCCTGGTTAAATGATCAG ATGTTAGCTGTCCTTAACTTGAAAGGGCAGCTCTGTTTGTTCTCAAAAGATGGCAGTGAGCTTCGCAGGACTATCTTTACTCTTGATGGTTTTGTCTTCGATGACAGCATACTGTACCATACACATTTTTCTAACAGGTTTGGCAACCCTGAGAGGCATTTTAACAACTCAGTAGCAGTAAGAGGTGCTACAGTATATATTCTTGGCCCAAGCTTTCTTACAGTTTCGCGGCTTCTTCCATGGAAAGAGCGGATTGAAGCACTAAAGATGGCTGGTGATTGGATGGGTGCACTGGACATGGCAATGAAGCTTTATGACGGTCACACACAGGGTGTTGTTGATCTTCCGAGAACAGTTGATTCTATAAGGGGAGCCATAATGCCGTATTTAGTAGAGTTGCTGCTATCATATATAGGTTATGTCTTTGAATATATTTCAATTGCATTGTCAAATCATACTGGAAAGGGGGGAGCAGCAGATGGCCTGATAGACGCCGATAGATCCCTGCTGACACAGAGAGAAGAACAATATGCTCGTGTAGGAGGGGTTGCAGTCGAGTTTTGTGTTCACATTGGACGGAATGACATCTTGTTTGATACAGTCTTCTCTAAGTTTGTTGCTGCCCAAAGTGGAG GTATATTTCTGGAGGTACTAGAGCCATATATATTGAAAGATATGCTGGGTTCTTTACCCCCTGAG ATCATGCAAGCTCTGGTGGAGCATTATAGTGGCAAAGGATGGTTGCAGCGAGTCGAACAATGCATTCTTCATATGGATATTTCATCACTGGATTTTAATCAG GTAGTCAGACTGTGTCGTGAGCATGGGTTATATGGTGCTCTAATTTATTTATTTAACCAAGGGTTGAATGATTTCCGTACACCTCTAGAGGAACTTCTATCTGTCATCCAGAATGCTACTCGAAAAGATGCTACTTCTACTTG CTACAGAATGCTTGTTTATCTGAAGTATTGCTTCCAGGGCCTAGCATTTCCTCCAG ggcatggaaTAATTCCCCGAGCTCAGCTTCATGCAGTGAGAAAAGAACTTCTGCAATTCATGCTCGAGGACTCTAAAATGCTCACTTCTGAAGTATTTAAGGGTTTTAGTTCTTCTTCTGGAAAATGCCCAAACATATGCTATCTACTATGGATGGATACGGAAGCTACTTTGGAAGTTGTCAAGTGTGCTTTTGCACAAGAGAATTTGGAACCTACTTCTAGTACTCTTGATTCATCTGTATCTAAGGATGAAGAAGATACTGATATTGAAAGCCCAGATAGTCAAAATATTTTGTTACAAAGTGTAGTTGACACCATCATCCGTATTGCTGGTTTAGAAAATGAGGCGATCCATTCCGTTGTTGTGGGTACTGCTGAGTCAGAAGAATCGGAACTTTGGCCTTCAGTGAGTGACTTCGGTCATATCATTGAATTCGTGTCCTTTTTTGTTTCCCATAAAAGGGCAAATGCATCTCAAAGAGTTCTCAAGCACATTCTTAAATACCTCACGTCATCCACTACATCATATGATGATAAAAAGATGCCACCTCAGAAAGaagttcttcagctcttcaacgtgGTTTCTCAAACTGACTGGAATTCTGATTATGTGTTGAATCTTTGTTTAGATGCCCATTTTCATCAG GCCTGTGGCATGATATATACAGCCAGAAATCAAAATTTGGCTGCTTTAGATAGTTACATGAAGGATACAATGGAACCATACCATGCATTTATCTTCATCAACAAAAAGTTACTTCAATTGGCAAGTGATGAAGCTTTGTCGTTTCGTTCCACAGTAATATCTCGTTTTGCTGAGCTAGTCAACCTAAGCAG GGAGTGTGCATTTGTCTTGGTCATTGATCATTTTCACGATGAGATCCAGCAAATATTGGCAGAGCTTCATTCTGATCACCGCAGCCTCTTTCTTTTCTTGAAAACTGCAATCGAAGTACACTTGTCAGGAAAACTTGACTTCAGTGAACTTACTGCCATAAACTATGAAATTGTTGAAAGTCTGTACTCTGGCGAACTCGAAGATTATCTCCAGAGATTATCAAATCTCCCAAAGTTGTTTGACCGCAATCCTATTTCTATGACTGATAAGTTAGTTGAACTCTATCTGGAG CTTCTGTGTCAGTATGAACCAAGGTCAGTTCTGAAGTTTCTGGAGACTTTCGATAGCTACAGATTGGAGAGGTGTTTGCTCCTTTGTCTAGATTATGGAGTTACAGATGCTGCTGCATTTCTGCAAGAGAGGGTTGGTGATGTTGCGAGCGCGTTGGAACTTGTTCTAGCTGGACTAGATGAGAAAGTTAACCAGTTTATCGCTTCAGTGGAAAATGTGTTCTCTCGGACATCGTCTAAGAGTATCTCTGAAATTGAGCAACCAGACATTGTTCTAAACATGAGCGAG GCTCGTCCTGTGCTTGATGTGTTACGTTCCTCCATTGGATTGTGCCAAAGGAATTCACAGCGTTTAGATCCAGAGGAGTCTCAGTTACTTTGGTTTCAACTTGTTGACTC TTTCTCAGATCCACTGAAAAAGTTGTATGGAAGCAAGGTTGTAAATGAAAAAGGTTGTTGGTCCGTGGGTGGTGAAACAACAAATGGACATCCAGCAGGCAAAGGATTCTCACAAAAAATGGTGAATTCAGCTTATCAAAGGTGTTTGAATACTCTGCGGAGAGTTTTCTCACAATTTGTTGGAGAAATAATTGAGGCAATGGCTGGGTATATACCCCTGCCAGCAATTATGGCAAAGCTATTATCTGACAATGGAAGTCAAGAGTTTGGTGATTTTAAACTTGTCATACATAGAATGTTGTCTATGTATCTCTACGAAAAAAGAATACTG GAAACAGCTAAGTCAGTTATCGAGGATGATTCGTTCTATACCTTGAGCTTATTAAAGAGAGGGGTTTGTCATGGATTTGCTCCACAGACTTTTGTCTGTTGTGTATGCAACTGCTCACTTTCTAAAGAAGGTGCTATTTCAGCAGTTCGAGTATTCAGTTGTGGACATGCAACACATCTTCACTGTGAGTCTGAACAAAGCAAATCATCCAATAAGGATTTTAAAGATGGATGTCCAGTTTGTCTCTCAATGAGTGACACACAAGCCCGGAACAAATCACCTATAATAGCTGAGAATGGGCTATCCAAGTATCCCGTGGTTGAACATGAAGTACCATATGGCGTCCATCATAATCACGAGACAGATCATGTTGAGAGATCTCGTGGGCTTCACCAGATGTCACGG TTTGAAATACTGAACAATCTCCAGAAAGGTCAGAAGTCTTTTCATATTGAGACTGTACCCCCGTTGAAACTTTCTCCGCCAGCCATATATCATGAAAAGATACAAAAGAAAGTAAGTTTGGTGGGAGAATCCAGCAGACAGTCAGTTAGAAGTGAAAAACCACAGAAAATATGGCACATGAAGGAGCCAAAATCAAAGAAATCAGGGAATTGGCTTCCACCAAAGTCAAGCATATTCA GTTCTGACAAGAATCAAGTGTGGTAG
- the LOC119325223 gene encoding uncharacterized protein LOC119325223, whose protein sequence is MTCMMEVAQFGPWSDLPPELLGLVLKRLPSLADRVRLRAVCHPWCSNSILHTLPLPFPWLTLPDGTFLSISGNEVHRLPLPHGARWHGLIDKRLLLMSSDGVCSLLDPFSKMTLGLPNMVTIWQSEIDDRTERTHVTVSYKLVEPSDMESSEKFVVAALIPNKGYSPNLCIIQPPATSYTFKGVRNWDRHILLDFGFFHGRFYVVSEFYKLFTIDFGENLCGGPNIKCVIDTIGDYLRSPAYFCQRGLLLYLVECGNKLLMVQRFTHCSHSSQGFSNDYTGGFTVLEADLQTNPAQWRMVSDLGGHALFLGRQSSKAVPAGECSGSQEDCIYFICDYPCPKSSTNPLHDAGIYNMRNGMIMPLHSGSAAIPQRQAGQWGSHGFFLLKLYDQAQHCLLIFVINQPAWVRLLYLA, encoded by the exons ATG ACTTGCATGATGGAGGTTGCACAGTTTGGACCTTGGTCAGATCTTCCACCAGAACTCTTGGGCCTTGTCCTTAAGCGCCTCCCTTCTTTAGCCGACCGTGTTCGCCTGAGAGCAGTTTGTCACCCATGGTGCTCCAATAGTATATTGCACACCCTTCCCCTCCCATTCCCCTGGCTCACCCTCCCTGATGGAACCTTCCTCAGTATCTCAGGGAACGAGGTTCACCGCTTGCCTCTACCACATGGTGCTCGATGGCACGGCTTAATTGACAAGAGATTATTACTCATGAGCAGTGATGGAGTATGTTCATTATTGGACCCTTTCTCAAAGATGACACTGGGTCTTCCTAATATGGTCACCATTTGGCAGAGCGAGATAGATGATCGTACTGAACGGACTCATGTAACAGTTTCCTATAAGTTGGTGGAGCCCTCAGACATGGAATCATCAGAGAAGTTTGTTGTTGCTGCACTAATCCCTAACAAAGGTTATTCCCCCAATCTTTGTATCATCCAACCGCCTGCTACATCTTACACATTCAAGGGTGTACGTAATTGGGACCGACATATCTTACTGGACTTTGGATTCTTCCATGGAAGGTTCTATGTGGTGTCTGAGTTTTACAAGCTTTTCACCATTGATTTTGGCGAGAACCTTTGTGGTGGTCCAAACATCAAATGCGTAATTGACACTATTGGCGATTATCTTCGATCACCTGCATACTTTTGTCAGCGTGGACTATTGCTGTATTTAGTTGAATGTGGTAATAAACTACTGATGGTTCAACGGTTTACACACTGCTCACATTCCTCACAGGGTTTCAGTAATGACTATACTGGTGGATTTACGGTCCTTGAGGCGGACTTGCAAACCAACCCTGCTCAGTGGAGAATGGTAAGTGATCTTGGTGGTCATGCACTCTTTCTTGGCAGGCAAAGCTCCAAGGCTGTGCCCGCAGGAGAATGCAGTGGATCCCAAGAGGATTGCATCTACTTCATCTGTGACTATCCTTGTCCAAAGTCTTCTACAAATCCTCTTCATGATGCTGGTATATACAACATGAGAAACGGGATGATCATGCCATTGCATTCAGGGAGTGCTGCAATACCGCAACGCCAAGCTGGCCAGTGGGGCTCACATGGTTTTTTCCTCCTAAAGTTGTATGATCAAGCCCAACATTGTTtgttgatctttgtgatcaaccAACCTGCCTGGGTTCGTCTTCTATACCTTGCTTAG